A window of candidate division KSB1 bacterium contains these coding sequences:
- a CDS encoding DMT family transporter codes for MHIIGHLAGRIRSGQLAFIQYGACAIFSMIVAVFAEPIEWHAVSMAAVPILYGGLFSVGIAYSLQIIGQKYAPPSHAVIFLSMESVFAVVGGWLLLSEQMPLRGLFGCGLMFTGMLISQLGQQKQRRRERNSAKSAHN; via the coding sequence GTGCATATCATCGGACATTTGGCAGGACGTATACGATCCGGTCAACTCGCATTTATACAATACGGCGCGTGTGCGATATTCAGCATGATTGTGGCTGTTTTTGCTGAACCGATCGAATGGCATGCTGTGAGCATGGCTGCGGTCCCGATATTGTATGGCGGTTTATTTTCGGTAGGCATTGCATACAGTTTACAGATTATTGGACAAAAATACGCACCGCCATCGCATGCGGTGATCTTTCTAAGCATGGAATCCGTGTTTGCGGTTGTCGGCGGCTGGTTGCTGCTGAGTGAGCAAATGCCGCTGCGCGGTCTTTTCGGGTGCGGTTTAATGTTCACCGGAATGCTGATCTCACAACTGGGACAGCAAAAACAGCGCAGACGCGAACGCAATTCAGCAAAGTCAGCGCATAATTGA